The DNA region attcgtcgccctcgacgaaaaagaccgtggtctgccgagtctgccgagcctctaatgcgcatgctcaatatttcaaaaaattcggtcagacttcagcaagtccagcaagtgtcggagtcttaggaccgcatttcttagaagcctccggtcttcctgctccacgaccagtccttcattcggcccagcacgccaagtgcagcaaaagggccatctttcttccgggcatactctagaatgttttcaaataaccaagcccagtccttaatccagaccagcaacacatgcgcaacaacatagccatgtcttccgactaccttcttggctggtgttcggttgttgggttgctgggtgagccctttgattatgttttggaaattttcaggagcgtattccaaaacaagtgaaacattTTGGCATTCGTTTTTGTtctttatttgtaccgtggcagcaacattatgattttccaaggccttttctatctggctgccttgtattatgtttacccgcgaccgaggggcaccttgctggaccaagaaagtgtgcaagataatgacacgttcgtcccttgtctcaaacaccaaaggtgggtcataaaaatctgattcttggacgggttcttgaacgcgttcttggacttcttgatgattaaatggggccatgaacaatctggatttgcacctataATTGGGCTCCCAATTATCATTGCAAGTGTAACGCCGGTCTTCCTTGGGATCGGTCGTCCGGTTTGTGCTCGGCCCGACCGTGTTAGCAATGCATGGTTTGTGCAGCAGCGGCGGCTTGGCGCTGTACAAGGGTctgcgaccgaatcgcagcaagagatctttcttgaatttatgccacatcaatgcttccatatggttgcgattccgcaaatatgattcatgccacgttcttgcctcttttgagaagtgagtgcggacaatgtccaTCTTTGTtgcatcattcgtcttgctctcCCTAAATATTTGCTCGACAAATaagagccagccctccaaatcagtcccatcaaattcaggaatatcaatatttgtgagccgggttggaggaaggtagcaagAAGCAATATTATAGGGTCAGGTGCGGGGATtttggccattattaaacgcacctttttcaatggctgtcaagctttttccagcagcataccttctgtccatattttgctgaaagGCATTGTGCAAGGCAGCCTGTTCGGTCATATGTTGTTGCTGCAGGGCAGTATTCATGGAtgcatattgttgggtcagcccttcgagtagggttctaagatcatccatctttgctgctatctggtttctttcatttgagaatcgtcttgctctgataccaagaatgttacgacttgtttcgtaaggtgtgttttgggttcaagaatcaagttcttgatctataagaccgatggaaattctacaatcaaagggcagcggaaggttttcgatagagaatttgggggggaagggatagaagaatcaagggtgcgaagagaattactgttggtctataccaaacagtccataataataataatagacgaataggggcgaagtcacatcttcatcattctattcacgggtccttggggaagaaagatcaaccttatataggtgatgtcttgccccaaaatattcggttacaacaataactagaaaataacagaattcggtttgtaaattagaaaaggaaagcaaaacaaaataataaagcaacaaaacagaaatcttgcccatgtgcaccataggaccgagaccgggtgtcgagaaaggttgctggaatttattctaggagcgatgccttgattttagaccctagcataatctaacatatattgAACGACTAACCTATACTAACAAAtgccaataatctaacatacataaaTTCAGAAACTAATTTAATATCAAAGAAAGACTAACCTGATGATATAAAACTTGATCGAAGAAAGACTTATGTAAGGATTCCCCCGGTCTTTGTTCCGTTCCATAGCTTAGCACATATTTGTGAGACACATGGCAATATGGAAAGACTATCACAAGAAAGCTCGAAGTTCAATGCCTTTCAACCTTGGTTTACGTGtcaattatcttttaaaataaaacatttagattttaaaagattttgaaaatacctagagcgataagaaattaattatgtataaataattaatcctttgttcaaactttaataatcttgagttagactaccacgtctaacttcgcatcccattagaccaagcaagtctaatggagttagacgtccttgtctaactacgaaTCTCATTACacaaccaagtctaatggagttagactaccacgtcgaACTTTGCATCCCATTAGATAaagcaagtctaatggagttagactaccacatctaactttgcatcccattagacaaagcaagtctaatggagttagactaccacatctaacttcgcatcccattagaccgagcaagtctaatagagttagactaccacgtctaactttatctaattagcctacttagaccacgtctaagttagcatagtataatgcacctacacaaaaccaattagacaacttagctttattcacaactaaacatgataggatcggctttatcgatagagatgggggtctggctattgatgaaggctaatgaaaaacggtttgaaggaaatcctgttagggatttaattcgctttctattctacgcaaactcttgtaaacacttgaaacagattcaaggcggaattgtttacttgggtttgaagctcaagatgaagaatgaaaagatgacaaaaatgaaagaacacatcagtttgtttatggatgttcggagtaactctcctacgtcaccccttcttccaaccaccggaaggattcactataatatgattagaatcaaatacagtttgcacacacttagctcattattgaacagaacacactctgttcaatttacaagatgaagaatatcactcagctaatggtgtttttgattctagctctctcttgattcacacacagtacaatcaggaaacagcttcacaatatgaatattcaaaggcttgatttctgtAAGCAAGATAATCgaatagtttctctctctgtaaaaaGTTCgatgcttcgtccgttgtccttagaatttgataaatactgggcagagactaacggtcgaatctttagaatgatacgtgacactcttccattggaaaacctctatagtacacaacaggttctgagcacaaggatcgtggccgtacaacaactggtagtgcgccgaatattccatcagggatgtacctgcaatacaagtaatgtgaggaaaattcttttacgtggcattctttggttggttgcatatagctatcgtactgatcttcactagaaagtagagcaggagtagagtacaactatagcacgtgggtaggcaggagctagcttcaagcatactgcttaagctgagcattagacgtatttcagttagacgacctcgtctaatgaaatcaaatatcCCCGTTTAAGAGCagagtccattagaccgcctagtctaatgggattagacttacgtctaattacaatcacttcagactaatctgaaggagttagactacacgtctaactttcactaattagacttcacgtcaaattattcactaaccattagactgcacgtctaactccactgagttagactggacgtctaattccggttctactacagacttgtctgaaggagttagacttacgtctaactttcactaattagacttcacgtctaatcattcactaaccattagactgcatgtctaactccactgagttagactgcacgtctaattccggttctacttcagacttgtctgaaggagttagacttacgtctaaccttCAAAATCCaatagacttcacgtctaacttcactaagttagactgcacgtctaattccgtatacattagactgcacatctaactccactaagttagactacacgtctaattccgtatacattagactgcacgtctaacttcactgagttagactgcacgtctaattccgtatacattagactgcacgtctaattccgagatctattagactgcgcgtctaactccacgagttagactgcacgtctaattccgagatctattagactgcacgtctaactccacgagttagactacacgtctaattccgagatctattagactgcacgtctaaatccatgagttagactgcacgtctaattccgagatctattagactgcacgtctaacaccatgagttagactgcacgtctaattccgagatctattagactgcacgtctaactccacgagttagactgcacgtctaattccgagatctattagactgcacgtctaactccacgagttagattgcacgtctaatttcgagatctattagactgcacgtctaactctacgagttagactacacatctaattccgagatctattagactgcacgtctaactccacgagttagactgcacgtctaattccgagatctattagattgcacgtctaactccacgagttagactacacgtctaattccgagatctattagactacacgtctaattccgagatctattagacttcacgtctaactccacgagttagactgcacgtctaattccgagatctattagactgcacgtctaactctacgagttagactgcatgtctaattccgagatctattagactgcacgtctaactccacgagttagactgcacgtctaattacggaattcattagactgcacgtctaactccactaagttagactgtacgtctaactccactgagttagactgcacgtctaactccattgagttagactgcacgtctaactccactgagttagactacacgtttaattctgtgcatctaatgccaaatcggtctaatgagcctcattagagccaaatctcatgaaatatgatttcgatacacctgcatcaaagcgcataaatcatttcatcatcaaaatcccaatagtcaaactatttcaacacatagtcaaaataatttgacccaacaatttccctctttttgatgatgaaatttaaaacctgcataaatatatcaaaatatgcattcatcatataaataaacaaaccttgttcacttacatcacaCTTCACAAATTTCTAAGACCAATATTCAAAACatcatcaaagaaacattgttcGAGAAACTTAAACAGAGtaagagaaaagaaattattgttcttcccttttacctcgaggatcggttgggctcATGTCTTTACCGGATAGCATATTTAGAAAAGGAGGAAGACTGCGACCACCAAGACCGCTTCCACTTGGTCTACCGCCACGATCACCGCCACTGGCACGACCTCTTTGATCAAACCCAGATTGCCTACCGCGACCACCACCACTACTTcggcctccacgatcaccaccgcttcgacctccgcctcttttagttggcctAGGATTTTCATCGTTACTTGGAGATCGTCTGGATctagtgccggttgacacaccatcactTCTTCTGTTTGACTCACCTTGAGTGATTCGAGGTTGATCTCTATCAGCATCAGCTTTAGTattctcctttgcttgaaatttccttgcaATAGAGTCAGTAAATTCCTGTCGTTCACCATCTGTTCTTCTTAAACATccttgaatttccaccatctgattcttcatcaGGCTGAATTCATCCATAGTCTCCCTATGACAgtcatcattgatgtgcctttcaAGGTCCATCAATTCAGATTGACGACTGTAGAgctttttttcaaatttggagatgtttaaatttgagacgtgagtctcatacgtgttcttctttaGAGTATTGTCCAATTTAGTAAGAACTTTGATAACTTCAGCAaattcctttctttcttcttcttgggtgTTCAAAGCCTTTATCATGCTCTTCTAAAGAGATGAGAGCACAATAGTCATAGACTTTAGAAGCTTGATACCTTTAGCAGAGGATTCTTCGTTTGATGAATTCTCTTGAGACTCTGCTGCCATACTCTGAATCGGTTCAAAATGAGTATGAATCTGCAtggattgctccggttgattcttCCCAGCTACCTTATCAACTTCATTCTGCTCTTTTTCTAACAGTTCActttcagctctctgaaatctttcatacagATCTCCAGAGTAGTGACGAGGATTGTTGACATTTTCATGAACACTTCCCGCAATGATCTTGGGGAATGGAAGGGGCCTGGCATAGCTTGCATATTggtcctgttcctcctcagatgaggaactttcttcttcaacattcttgtctttagagggttccccctcagatttGATAATCTCTGGCTGAGTTACCTCAGCCACCTTCTCTTGGGCTTCCTCTGTTCTCACAACAGGGGATATCACAACATTTTCATCAATAGGAGCTTGAGCAGCCTCCTcaacaacatcttcttcaaccacttcttcttcattcattagaagagcttgttcaggctcttgaataatcacttcttcttctacATGAGGATTCTCTTGAATGGGTTGATCCAGAAAACGTATTTCTTCAGCAGAAAGATTCCCAAATTCAATCAAaagagcagcatctagctcatcggCATCATCATTAGCATCAAGGATATCCATCGGTTCATCATTATCAAAAGGTTTTGCTCCAGAGCAATTAGCGCCATGAACGTATCGGGTAGCCACCGAGATATAATTATCCATGATGTCATTTAGTCTCTTCAACACTTTCACTTCTACTTCAGAGCCTTTCTCAACAGGGTTAAAATTagcctttctggcttcaagaattGGGAATAATGTTCTTCCACATAAGCATGCTTCAACAAGATCCTTTATTTTTAGAGCTTCAGCCACCTCTGAAGTTTTAGCCCACTTAAGAACTTTCTTCTCATTAGctacacatttcttccattctcGAGTTATTGCAGAATTTGATAGGGTTTCATTGTACTTGGCAGACAATCTATCCAGGGATTCAAAAGTTTCCAACTTTTCAGCCGCAATAGTTTTGACTTGATCTAACACGAGGTCAACAATGcttgttgcctccgatacttcTTCATAAACCGGAGTTTCAAtatctt from Impatiens glandulifera chromosome 5, dImpGla2.1, whole genome shotgun sequence includes:
- the LOC124939080 gene encoding keratin, type II cytoskeletal 1-like; this translates as MDLERHINDDCHRETMDEFSLMKNQMVEIQGCLRRTDGERQEFTDSIARKFQAKENTKADADRDQPRITQGESNRRSDGVSTGTRSRRSPSNDENPRPTKRGGGRSGGDRGGRSSGGGRGRQSGFDQRGRASGGDRGGRPSGSGLGGRSLPPFLNMLSGKDMSPTDPREICEV